CGCTGACTGTAAAAATGTCTCTTTCAGGATCAAGTAAAAAAATAACATGGTTCAACCTTAATGATCCTAAAAAATTGGTAGTAGATATTCATGGGCACTGGAAAAATTATGCTAAGTCTATCTACAGACTTAAAGGTTGCTCTGTTCAGAAAATTATTCTTGGAGAGCAGCCTGATAGAATGCGTATTGTTTTTTATTTAAATAAAAAAGGTCTCCCTGCCAAAATTAAGCCCGAAATTAAAAAGGTTTCTAATCTTTTAGAAATCAAAATTAACCTATAGATTTTTCTTTAGCTTCTTCTTTCTTAATATCTGTTCCGATCTGCAACACTTGCTGTGATTAAATACTTCCTTGCGTAACTGAAATGTAACAAACGAGTCATTGCTCTGTAACTCTTGATGGCTAGTTAGTTACTGTCGCGTTGATACGGATTGATTCCTATTCGGCGCATATTGCATGAAAGTCTTTTTAGAATGGAGAGTGTTCCAATGGGGCAAGCTGTTAAAATCGCTTCCAAAAATTTAGATTTTTATTATGGAGATTTCAAGGCACTTGAAAGTATCTCCATGGATTTTATTGAGAACAGAGTTACTGCTCTTATCGGACCATCAGGTTGTGGTAAAAGTACTTTTTTACGCTGTTTAAATAGAATGAATGATCTTATCCCTGGCACTAAAGTAGACGGGGAACTTACGTTGGATGATGAAAATATATATGCTCAAGGTCTTGATGTAGTTACTTTGAGAAGGCGAGTAGGAATGGTTTTTCAGAAACCGAATCCTTTCCCGAAATCTATTTTTGAAAATGTGGCTTACGGTCTGCGCGTCAACGGCGTTAAAGATAAAGAATTTTTGGCTAGAAAAGTTGAAGAAAGTTTGAAAGGAAGTGCTCTTTGGGATGAAGTTAAAGATAGACTTCATGCCAGTGCTCTCGGCCTTTCAGGCGGACAGCAGCAGAGACTCTGTATTGCCAGAGCTTTGGCTGTAGAGCCAGAAATTCTGCTTATGGATGAACCTGCGTCTGCGCTTGATCCGATTGCTACTCAAAAGATTGAGGACTTGATTCACGAACTTAAAAAGAAGTTCACTATTATTATAGTCACTCACAGCATGCAGCAGGCCGCCCGTGTCTCTGATGAGACAGCTTTCTTTTATATGGGGCGTCTGATTGAAACTGGCAAGACTGAGGCAATGTTTACCAAGCCTAAAAATAAGCAGACTGAAGATTATATCACCGGACGTTTTGGTTGATTATTGCTGTATGTAAATGTTTGAGTAATTATTTGAATTTCAAGTTACTTTGAGGAGATATGGTATGGAGCAGCGTGGTCACTTCACTAAAAAAATGGATGATCTTAAAGTTCGGATTTTGCGTATGTCGAGCATGGCCGAAACTGCGATGCATAATTCGATAAAAGCTCTTCTTGAGAATAACGCAGAGCTAGCTGAAGAAGTCATAATGAATGACATTAAAATCAATGAGCTTGAATGCGATCTTGATAAATTTAATATTGAATTATTGGCATTAGATCAGCCCATGGCTAAGGACTTAAGGTTTATTGTCGGAGCTATGCGTATCAGCAGTAATCTTGAAAGAATCGGAGATGAAGCGGTAAACCTCGCGCATCGCGGTGTTTTTCTCAGTACTAGGCCACCTCTTCCATTTAATCAGAAGCTTGAGCAAATGACTGTTGTTGCTAAAGATATGGTTTCCAGTGCTGTAAAGGCTTTTGCGGATGAAGATTCGGTTCTTGCAGGAAAAGTATGCGGGATGGATGATGATGCCGATAGTCTCAATGTAAGAATTTTGAAAAGCCTTATCGAAGATATGGTCTCTGAAACAAGGATTGTAGAAAGAGGTGTACATTTGATTATGGCCTCAAGCCATCTTGAGCGAATAGCAGATCAAGCGACAAATATTGCTGAATCTGTAATTTTCATAACTCAGGGCGTGAATATAAAGCATCATTGCCGAGGTTGATCTGACCTTGTTCCTCTAGTCATTTTGTATTAAAAAAACCGGATTTATCCGGTTTTTTTATTGGTCTGATAAGTACAGGAAGAATTTTTTATCTTCAGTCAGCATGTGCTCTGAGACAACTCTACCGGCTAAAAAGTCAAACAGCTCTCCGATTGATGCATTCCCATTTTGAAAATTTTCTATCAGCTTGTTCATATCTTCCGCTAGAGAGCTGTGAATTCTTCCATGCATGTCAGCAAGCGGGAATTTTGTTTTGCGAAAGAGTTTATCTTCATCATGAAAGTGTCTAATCGTGTGAGTTATTAACTTCTTACCTATTGTTGTAACTTCCTGATCAGGAGCCCCTGTAAGCATTTGTTTAATGGCATCAAGACTTTCATCAAGGTCGTCTGGATGGGTTATGTCCTGAAATGTCTTGGACATAAGCTCAGCTTCCTCATAACCAAGAATTTTACATATGGATTTATTCACTTTCATGTATGCGCCCTCAGAGGATACAAGAACCATCCCTATCGAAGCAAGGGTGAATGCATTCAGAAAAACATCTTCGTCAAATTCCATTATTTTCATCCTGTCAATAAGGGCTGTTTGAAGTATAAAAAAATGCTTACTACAGCAATTTTAAGGCATTTTATCTAATCGGTAAACGGTTTCGGTTATATTTAAAGATCATTGTTAAAATATGGATGCCATTGTTAGTTTTTATTTTAAGACTTTCCTCATCTTGGCGTTTCAGGCTAAGCTGTCCTCAGTTAATTCTATTTACATATGTGTTTTTTTGAGATAGAAGCAATTCTCTTAATCTCAAGAGGAAAATCCACAAAGTTGGTGGTAGCGAACAAAACGCTGTGGCCGATGGAATGCAATCTTGGGAGACCCTTTTAGGGCATTAGGGATAAAGTACGGCGTTTGAGCCAATGGTCAAATTGTGTGTCGGCTGCCTCGGAACGCTGCTCAGTTTGATTTCAATGTACCTTACCCATTATAATATATGCCGAAATTTTGTCCGAGGACATCGTTGTTGGAGGTAACTTATGGAAAATAATGAAAACTTGAACTCCGAAATGGAGATGGACTTTGAGGCTGCCCTTGAAGACTATCTAAATGCCGATTTCGGAAACTTGGATGAAGGAAGCATTGTTTTAGGTGAAGTTGTTAAAGTTGATAAGGATTTCGTTCTTATTGATGTTAACTTCAAATCCGAAGGACAGATTGCTGCTTCTGAATTTCTTGATGTAGATGGCGAAATGACTGTAAAGGTCGGTGACAAAGTTGACGTTTATGTTTCAAACAAAAACGAAAACGAAGGAACTATCCATCTTTCCCGCGACAAAGCTAAACGTATGCAGCTCTTCGATAAGCTCGAAGAAATGCAGGAAGATGAAGGCATTGTCGAAGGTAGAATTGTTCGCCGTATTAAAGGCGGTTACACTGTCGATCTCGACGGTGTTGAAGCATTCCTGCCTGGTTCCCATGTTGATCTTCGTCCAGTTCCAGATATGGACGCTCTCGTTGATCAGACATACGAATTTAAGATTCTTAAGATCAACCGTCGTCGCAGCAACGTTATTGTTTCAAGACGTGTTCTTCTCGAAGAACAGCGTAATGAAATGCGTTCCAAGTTGCTCGAAACTCTTGAAGAAGAGCAGACTATCACCGGTAAAGTTAAGAACATCACTGAATACGGTGTGTTCATCGACCTCGGTGGTCTCGACGGACTTCTCCATATTACCGACATGTCTTGGAAGCGTATCAAGCATCCTAAAGAAATGGTCTCTCTCGGTGACGAACTTGAGCTCAGAGTTCTTAACTTTGACCAGGAAGGACAGAAAGTCTCTCTTGGACTCAAACAGCTCGTTCCAGATCCTTGGGAAGATATTTCCGGTAAATACCCTGAAGGTTCCAAGTTCTCCGGTAAGGTTACCAACCTCGCTGATTACGGTGCATTCGTTGAACTTGAAGCTGGCGTTGAAGGACTTGTTCACATTTCTGAAATGTCCTGGACCCGCAAACTCCGTCACCCTTCACAGATGGTACGTGTAGGCGACGAAGTTGACGTTATTGTTTTGGGTGTTGATCCCGACAAGAAGCGCATCTCTCTCGGTATGAAGCAAGTTAAGCCTAATCCTTGGGACGTTGTTGCAGAGAAGTTCCCTGAAGGAACTGTTCTTGAAGGCCAGATCAAAAATATCACTGAATTTGGTGTATTCATCGGTATCGAAGACGGTATTGACGGACTCATCCACGTTTCTGATATCTCCTGGACAAGAAAAGTACGTCACCCTTCAGAAGTTTACAGTGTAGGTGACTCCGTTCAGGCGAAAGTCCTTACTGTTGACAAAGAAAATGAAAAATTCACTCTTGGTGTTAAACAGCTTTCTGATGACCCATGGTCTCAGGTACCTTCTAAGTACCCAGTCGGCTGCACCCTTGAAGGACTTATCACCAATATCACTGATTTCGGTCTCTTTGTTGAGGTTGAAGAAGGTATTGAAGGTTTGGTTCACGTTTCTGAAATCTCTCATAAGAAGATCAAGAATCCTTCTGAGATGTTTAAAGAAGGCGTTACTATCCAAGCTAAAGTCATTCATGTCAGTGCTGATGAACGCAGACTCGGTCTGTCCATCAAACAGCTGAAAGAAGAAGAAGACAAGCGTAAACCTAAAGAATTCCGTTCAGGCCCTGCTGATGCAGGTAACTCCTTGGGCGAGCTCCTTAGACAGAAGCTTGAAGATGCAACCGAAGCTAAAGCTGCTGCAGAGACTGAGGATGACGAATCCTAGGCATAGTTTTTCCGCACGGCATCCGTTTTTATTCGGTTTCAGCCTGCTTATAATGGCTGTGGTCCTCCTATGGGGGGCCACAGCCTTTTTTAATGGCAAAGCAAGAGTTTGGTTTGGAGCCGGATCAATCGGAATTGTTAACATTAAAGGAACCATCACTGACTCATTGCCTACGGTAAAATTTCTGCGGAAGCTCCGTAAGGACAACTCAATTAAGGGAGTTCTTTTGCGAGTTGATTCTCCTGGTGGGACTATCGCTCCGTCACAGGAACTATACTTGGCTGTAAAGCGTTTTGCTGAGGTTAAGCCTATTGTCGCCTCATTTGGAACTGTTGCAGCCTCAGGTGGATATTACGCCGCGGCCCCTGCGACCAAGATTGTAGCCAATTCGGGTTCAATCACCGGGAGCATAGGGGTTAAAGCCGAGTATGCAAGTTTTAAACAGTTGATGGACAAGGTTGGTATTAAACCTGTTCAGATCACCAGCGGTCCCCTCAAAGGGGCAGGCTCTCCGTATGCGGAATTGACTCCTGAACAGCATGAATATCTGATGGGGTTGATCATGGACCTTCATGGTCAATTTGTAAGTGATGTTGCGACAGCCCGCAAATTAGATTTAAAAGACGTAGAAAAGATTGCTGACGGAAGAGCTATCACAGGACGCGAGGCAAAAGAGTTGGGCCTTATTGACAGATTAGGTGGATTTGAAGATGCTGTTACCCTTTTAAAGGCTCTTTGTGGTATTAAAGGGGATGTCGTTGTTAAAGAAGGTCCGGAAAAAAAGAAATCTATAATTTTGGAATTATTTAGTATGTTGGGCTTTGTTCCTTCCGGTTATTTTCCCACTGACGGGTTAATTTTTTCTTATTAGGTATTTAATTTTTAAGCAGCTGAGAGTTACAATTCGATAAATAGTCAGATCTCTTTGCAAAGGGGTGGCAGTGTATGGAATGTAAATTTATTGGTGTTGGTGATGCTTTTGATGGAAAACATACCAATACAAGTTTGTACGTTAAAATTAAAGATAGATCCTTATTGTTTGATTGCGGATTTAACTCAGCTCATTCTTTTTTCCAACTTGTACCTAGTGCCTTAGATCTGGATATTCTTTGGATATCGCATTTTCATGGGGATCATTATTTCGGCATACCGATGCTTTTGGGAAGTTTTTTTTCTTCGGAAAGAAAGGATCCTTTAGTTATTTGCGGTCCTGTCGGGATAGAAGATAAAGTCAGGGCTTTAACTGCTCTTGCTTATCCAAGTTTATTATCAAAACTTTCTTTTGATCTTAAATTTTATGAATTTTCTCCTGAATCTGTTAAAAATATTTTGGGTGTTACGATAAGTTCTTTTGGAACAGACCATTTCGAATCCTCAGGGGACTCGCTTGCTGTACGAATTGATTATGAAACTTTTTCCTTCTTTTACGCAGGTGA
The genomic region above belongs to Desulfovibrio sp. UCD-KL4C and contains:
- the pstB gene encoding phosphate ABC transporter ATP-binding protein PstB — encoded protein: MGQAVKIASKNLDFYYGDFKALESISMDFIENRVTALIGPSGCGKSTFLRCLNRMNDLIPGTKVDGELTLDDENIYAQGLDVVTLRRRVGMVFQKPNPFPKSIFENVAYGLRVNGVKDKEFLARKVEESLKGSALWDEVKDRLHASALGLSGGQQQRLCIARALAVEPEILLMDEPASALDPIATQKIEDLIHELKKKFTIIIVTHSMQQAARVSDETAFFYMGRLIETGKTEAMFTKPKNKQTEDYITGRFG
- the phoU gene encoding phosphate signaling complex protein PhoU is translated as MEQRGHFTKKMDDLKVRILRMSSMAETAMHNSIKALLENNAELAEEVIMNDIKINELECDLDKFNIELLALDQPMAKDLRFIVGAMRISSNLERIGDEAVNLAHRGVFLSTRPPLPFNQKLEQMTVVAKDMVSSAVKAFADEDSVLAGKVCGMDDDADSLNVRILKSLIEDMVSETRIVERGVHLIMASSHLERIADQATNIAESVIFITQGVNIKHHCRG
- a CDS encoding bacteriohemerythrin, which encodes MEFDEDVFLNAFTLASIGMVLVSSEGAYMKVNKSICKILGYEEAELMSKTFQDITHPDDLDESLDAIKQMLTGAPDQEVTTIGKKLITHTIRHFHDEDKLFRKTKFPLADMHGRIHSSLAEDMNKLIENFQNGNASIGELFDFLAGRVVSEHMLTEDKKFFLYLSDQ
- a CDS encoding 30S ribosomal protein S1, coding for MENNENLNSEMEMDFEAALEDYLNADFGNLDEGSIVLGEVVKVDKDFVLIDVNFKSEGQIAASEFLDVDGEMTVKVGDKVDVYVSNKNENEGTIHLSRDKAKRMQLFDKLEEMQEDEGIVEGRIVRRIKGGYTVDLDGVEAFLPGSHVDLRPVPDMDALVDQTYEFKILKINRRRSNVIVSRRVLLEEQRNEMRSKLLETLEEEQTITGKVKNITEYGVFIDLGGLDGLLHITDMSWKRIKHPKEMVSLGDELELRVLNFDQEGQKVSLGLKQLVPDPWEDISGKYPEGSKFSGKVTNLADYGAFVELEAGVEGLVHISEMSWTRKLRHPSQMVRVGDEVDVIVLGVDPDKKRISLGMKQVKPNPWDVVAEKFPEGTVLEGQIKNITEFGVFIGIEDGIDGLIHVSDISWTRKVRHPSEVYSVGDSVQAKVLTVDKENEKFTLGVKQLSDDPWSQVPSKYPVGCTLEGLITNITDFGLFVEVEEGIEGLVHVSEISHKKIKNPSEMFKEGVTIQAKVIHVSADERRLGLSIKQLKEEEDKRKPKEFRSGPADAGNSLGELLRQKLEDATEAKAAAETEDDES
- the sppA gene encoding signal peptide peptidase SppA, which encodes MTNPRHSFSARHPFLFGFSLLIMAVVLLWGATAFFNGKARVWFGAGSIGIVNIKGTITDSLPTVKFLRKLRKDNSIKGVLLRVDSPGGTIAPSQELYLAVKRFAEVKPIVASFGTVAASGGYYAAAPATKIVANSGSITGSIGVKAEYASFKQLMDKVGIKPVQITSGPLKGAGSPYAELTPEQHEYLMGLIMDLHGQFVSDVATARKLDLKDVEKIADGRAITGREAKELGLIDRLGGFEDAVTLLKALCGIKGDVVVKEGPEKKKSIILELFSMLGFVPSGYFPTDGLIFSY
- a CDS encoding MBL fold metallo-hydrolase; its protein translation is MECKFIGVGDAFDGKHTNTSLYVKIKDRSLLFDCGFNSAHSFFQLVPSALDLDILWISHFHGDHYFGIPMLLGSFFSSERKDPLVICGPVGIEDKVRALTALAYPSLLSKLSFDLKFYEFSPESVKNILGVTISSFGTDHFESSGDSLAVRIDYETFSFFYAGDGSVSSENIAQISGVDIAVFEAYNLDKAENGHSSVKQCLEFAINAKIKQVALVHLNRFVRTYHLDEILELIKEVEAVNILLPEEGHLLHFSGN